From a single Endozoicomonas euniceicola genomic region:
- a CDS encoding DsbC family protein codes for MRHSALLLLAGLIATQPLLAQDETAKKPETTAVAPYDKELAEIRQAIEIQLKSRDPNIPIERVERTEWPNVYMVVLTGGPVLYTSQDGRMVLRGDMLRLEDDGGITNITESVRNTAVAQQLDKINPADMITFKPKGNVKGVAYVFTDVDCGYCRKLHQEVQAMNDLGIELRYLAFPRGGAKSPAYSKMVNAWCAKDRNKAISDLKTGKDIPTTAVANEGAPQPEGSCGALVDQQFQLGNKLGVNGTPAIFLEDGRAIPGYRPAAELAKIMGITSTSPALPEASQ; via the coding sequence ATGCGGCATAGCGCACTACTCCTTCTGGCTGGACTGATAGCCACACAGCCCCTTCTGGCACAAGATGAAACGGCTAAAAAGCCAGAAACAACGGCTGTTGCCCCTTACGACAAAGAGCTGGCAGAAATCCGTCAGGCGATAGAAATCCAGCTGAAGTCCCGTGACCCTAATATTCCTATCGAACGTGTCGAGCGAACCGAATGGCCAAATGTCTACATGGTCGTTCTGACTGGAGGACCGGTGCTCTATACCAGCCAGGACGGTCGCATGGTTCTCAGGGGCGATATGCTGCGACTGGAAGACGATGGTGGCATCACCAACATAACGGAAAGTGTTCGTAATACCGCCGTAGCCCAACAGCTGGACAAAATAAACCCTGCGGATATGATCACCTTCAAGCCCAAAGGCAACGTTAAAGGTGTCGCTTATGTGTTCACCGACGTTGATTGCGGTTACTGCCGAAAACTCCATCAGGAAGTGCAGGCAATGAATGATCTGGGTATAGAATTGCGCTACCTGGCCTTCCCGAGGGGTGGAGCAAAATCCCCGGCCTACAGCAAGATGGTCAACGCATGGTGCGCAAAAGATCGTAACAAGGCCATTTCTGATCTTAAAACCGGCAAAGATATACCAACCACGGCTGTTGCCAATGAAGGCGCACCACAACCGGAAGGCTCCTGCGGCGCACTGGTCGATCAGCAGTTTCAACTGGGGAATAAGCTTGGCGTCAATGGCACGCCGGCCATATTTCTGGAAGACGGCAGGGCTATTCCGGGTTACCGCCCTGCTGCCGAGCTAGCAAAAATCATGGGTATAACCAGCACTTCACCAGCTCTCCCCGAAGCCTCTCAATAA